The following proteins are encoded in a genomic region of Triticum dicoccoides isolate Atlit2015 ecotype Zavitan chromosome 1B, WEW_v2.0, whole genome shotgun sequence:
- the LOC119340593 gene encoding putative E3 ubiquitin-protein ligase LIN-1 — MTSRKEGPGPATSSHTYPALSVRAKCIVSLSFTLAHASAYLPENDSYRRRRSRSYREIGAGTATPTMTATAVAAFPPHASICSLISFLSHHLAALLADPAELLATRRRCVALLAGPSHRPASSADGDGDDDDDVLAALQGAIDSLPSAAAADAPGDAGLLHDVEAALQAPALLPEDGRTAGRDNRVVAACAYFYLALVRAAQGDAWQMAAHFLQAVLVSPAALAGGGLAPRALWDGLFDEAVLARAGGAGASEEDAARRAARRYKDWLMYYRVVAAAPDGGASADGGGCFQLGKSAGSVIPRWRNVSEETTAQWIGNEEKSTASVSNFGGHGGFAELKYFLSCADQEFQEDAKGSSDSRCLHEMLEEAQSDSPVSFYSHLDSSEASDSEAALHDKGRSAKIMPIDADFLSSKLHERSCHTKSLTWCTSPENAMIYAPESPLYVVDDTEMQPNNLQLSRSQGSPNNLSTSVFDLHNADSYAVSNYFNKDDISPQCTPRHDLRCFSNFSTKFIKRSALSDLVSRGSMSRKFKPFSNSDDWSDASSRSGNNSQVDFLERFEKAVSKLLVSDGLESCLDASSEVTTIWQLLSHTSEVRHKPSVRQDILEQLFDSISTDKKDKVIRASVYVLVLMISEDRNVMRDIKKKDYYLSNLATVLKRDVHEAVILIYLLDPSPSEIKNLELLPSLLHVACNTATQKWPTLLPLTPTSASIALIEILVTAFDYVTNNVHLATISSPPILSKLVDVAKNNNLEEGMALAAILVRCVRLSGNCKKFLSQATPVEPFLHLLRRKEQRVKYAALEYFHEILQIPRSSAISLLQKIWQLGGIAIMHTLVACLHQTEPEQRVLAANLLLQLDMLENPDGRSVFKDEAVEVLLESLSSQENFTAQALAASFLSNLGGTYSWSGESYTAAWLSKKAGLTSKSHRNMIRSIDWQDACLQDTEISSWSNKFARAIIGIGVPFISALAKGLQSKVKGTSHDCLVCAAWLASELASLGENDIRYYACEILLLDIVHHLHPGCELDERVLACMCVYNYTSGKGKQKLMSLSEGSRESLRRLSSFTWMAEELLQVTDYYLPRKPRVSCVHTQILEIGQPGNGAATAITFFRGQLFVGYFNGTIRAWDIRGQRAVIIREVKEHKKAVTCFALSETGQNLLSGSADKSIRVWKMAQRKLECVEVFQIKEAVQKFDIYGDKLIVLTHKNVLKFSCSARSTQTFYKSKHVKSLALSQGKAYLGCGDLSIQELDVSVESKIEIRAPTRSWRISKQPISSIVVYKDWMYCAGSQVEGSAMKDWKKRCKPTMTMSMPKGTNLEAMAVVEDFIYLTCNKSPSVIQIWLREKQQKVGRLPAGSKITSIFTANDIIFCGTETGLIKAWIPL; from the exons ATGACATCAAGGAAGGAAGGACCGGGACCAGCTACCTCCTCGCATACCTACCCAGCATTGTCCGTGCGCGCCAAGTGCATCGTCTCCCTCTCTTTCACTCTCGCGCATGCAAGCGCTTATCTACCCGAGAACGACTCctaccggaggaggaggagccggagttACAGAGAGATCGGCGCCGGCACTGCGACGCCGACGATGACAGCGACGGCAGTGGCGGCATTCCCGCCGCATGCCTCCATCTGCTCCCTCATCTCCTTCCTCAGCCACCACCTCGCCGCGCTCCTCGCCGACCCGGCCGAGCTCCTCGCCACGCGGCGCCGGTGCGTCGCGCTGCTCGCCGGGCCTTCCCACCGCCCTGCCTCGTCGGCCGACGGCGacggtgacgacgacgacgacgtccTCGCCGCGCTCCAGGGCGCCATCGACTCGCTCCCGTCTGCCGCCGCCGCGGACGCGCCCGGAGACGCGGGGCTCCTCCATGACGTCGAggcggcgctgcaggcgcccgcgCTGCTGCCGGAGGACGGGCGGACGGCGGGGCGGGACAACCGGGTCGTCGCCGCGTGCGCCTACTTCTACCTGGCCCTGGTCCGGGCGGCGCAGGGGGACGCGTGGCAGATGGCCGCGCACTTCCTGCAGGCCGTGCTCGTCTCCCCCGCCGCGCTGGCCGGCGGCGGGCTCGCGCCCCGCGCGCTCTGGGACGGGCTGTTCGACGAGGCCGTCCTGGCGCGCGCCGGCGGCGCCGGCGCCAGCGAGGAGGACGCGGCGCGCCGGGCCGCCAGGCGGTACAAGGACTGGCTGATGTACTACAGGGTCGTGGCCGCCGCGCCCGACGGCGGCGCCTCGGCGGACGGTGGCGG GTGCTTTCAGCTGGGGAAATCTGCAGGCTCTGTGATTCCAAGATGGAGAAATGTCTCTGAG GAGACAACGGCCCAATGGATCGGAAATGAGGAGAAGAGCACGGCCTCCGTCTCCAACTTCGGCGGTCATGGTGGCTTCGCCGAGCTGAAGTACTTTCTCAGCTGTGCCGATCAGGAGTTTCAGGAAGATGCCAAGGGGAGCTCTGACAGCAGGTGCCTCCATGAGATGCTGGAGGAGGCCCAGTCCGACTCGCCGGTTTCATTCTACTCCCATCTCGATTCTAGCGAAGCAAGCGACAGCGAG GCAGCTCTACATGACAAAGGGAGGTCAGCAAAGATTATGCCTATTGATGCAGATTTCTTGTCAAGTAAACTCCATGAAAG ATCATGCCACACGaagagtttaacatggtgcacttctcCTGAGAATGCAATGATATATGCTCCTGAATCTCCACTTTACGTTGTCGATGACACTGAGATGCAACCAAACAACTTGCAATTAAGCAGATCACAAGGCTCACCGAACAATCTGTCAACTTCAGTCTTCGATCTGCACAATGCAGACTCATACGCTGTGTCCAACTATTTTAACAAGGATGACATTTCTCCACAATGCACACCCAGACATGATCTCAGGTGCTTCAGCAACTTCTCAACCAAATTCATCAAGAGAAGTGCTCTATCCGACCTAGTGTCTCGAGGAAGCATGAGTAGGAAATTCAAACCTTTCTCAAACAGTGATGACTGGAGCGATGCCAGCTCGCGCAGCGGGAACAACAGTCAGGTTGATTTTCTTGAAAGATTCGAGAAGGCGGTATCAAAATTATTGGTTTCTGACGGGCTAGAAAGCTGCCTAGATGCCAGCTCAGAAGTCACAACTATATGGCAGCTGCTGAGCCATACATCTGAAGTGAGACACAAACCGTCAGTAAGGCAAGACATCCTTGAACAACTGTTTGATAGCATTTCAACAGACAAGAAGGATAAAGTGATCAGAGCATCAGTCTATGTTCTAGTGCTTATGATATCTGAAGATAGGAATGTAATGAGAGACATCAAGAAGAAAGACTACTATTTATCCAATTTAGCCACTGTGTTGAAGAGAGATGTGCATGAAGCAGTCATTCTGATATATTTATTGGATCCTTCACCTTCTGAGATAAAAAACTTGGAGCTGTTACCTTCACTTTTACACGTGGCCTGTAACACTGCCACCCAAAAATGGCCTACACTGCTTCCACTGACGCCGACATCCGCATCAATAGCTCTCATTGAGATCTTGGTGACAGCATTTGACTATGTAACGAATAATGTTCACTTGGCCACAATCAGCTCTCCTCCTATTCTCTCTAAGCTTGTTGATGTTGCAAAGAACAACAACTTGGAAGAAGGCATGGCCCTGGCAGCTATTCTCGTCAGGTGTGTGCGACTTAGCGGAAACTGTAAGAAGTTTCTGTCACAGGCTACTCCAGTGGAACCTTTCCTTCACCTTCTCAGAAGGAAAGAGCAGCGTGTCAAGTACGCTGCGCTTGAATATTTCCATGAGATTCTTCAGATTCCTCG GTCCTCTGCAATTTCTTTGCTACAAAAAATATGGCAGCTAGGAGGCATCGCTATTATGCATACATTGGTGGCCTGCCTCCATCAAACTGAACCTGAGCAACGGGTTCTAGCGGCCAATCTTCTCCTTCAATTGGATATGCTG GAAAACCCAGACGGAAGGAGTGTCTTCAAAGACGAAGCAGTGGAGGTCCTACTGGAATCTCTATCATCTCAAGAAAATTTCACTGCGCAAGCACTAGCAGCGTCTTTTCTGTCAAATCTTGGAGGGACTTATTCCTGGTCAGGAGAATCCTACACTGCTGCATGGCTATCAAAGAAAGCAGGCCTCACCTCAAAATCTCATAGAAATATGATCAGAAGCATCGACTGGCaggatgcttgccttcag GATACAGAAATAAGCTCATGGAGCAACAAATTTGCACGAGCAATTATAGGAATAGGAGTGCCATTTATCAGTGCGCTAGCCAAAGGATTGCAAAGCAAGGTGAAGGGAACCTCACACGACTGCCTAGTATGCGCCGCATGGCTTGCAAGTGAGCTGGCTTCCCTTGGTGAAAATGATATAAGATATTACGCCTGTGAGATATTGTTGCTTGACATAGTGCACCACCTTCATCCGGGATGTGAGCTGGATGAAAGGGTTCTGGCATGCATGTGTGTATATAACTACACCTCTGGAAAAG GGAAGCAAAAGTTGATGAGCTTGTCAGAGGGTTCACGAGAATCCCTTAGGAGGCTTTCATCATTCACATGGATGGCTGAGGAGCTACTTCAAGTTACCGACTACTACCTCCCTAGGAAACCA CGTGTATCATGTGTACATACACAAATCCTAGAGATTGGCCAACCTGGCAATGGAGCAGCGACTGCTATAACATTCTTTAGAGGGCAGCTCTTTGTTGGTTACTTCAATGGCACCATCAGG GCATGGGATATAAGAGGCCAGAGAGCCGTAATCATCAGAGAGGTTAAAGAGCACAAGAAAGCAGTCACGTGTTTTGCTCTATCAGAAACTGGACAAAATCTCTTGAGCGGATCAGCTGACAAATCTATTCGG GTATGGAAAATGGCACAGCGCAAGCTTGAGTGTGTTGAGGTATTTCAAATAAAAGAGGCTGTGCAGAAGTTTGATATTTACGGTGACAAACTTATTGTACTTACACATAAAAACGTTCTGAAG TTCTCTTGTTCAGCAAGAAGCACCCAAACATTTTACAAGAGCAAGCATGTAAAATCCCTAGCTCTTTCTCAGGGAAAAGCTTACCTCGGCTGCGGAGACTTGAGTATACAG GAATTAGATGTATCAGTAGAGTCGAAGATTGAGATAAGAGCGCCTACAAGAAGCTGGAGAATCAGTAAGCAACCAATTAGCTCCATAGTAGTATATAAAGATTGGATGTACTGTGCTGGTTCTCAAGTGGAAGGATCTGCCATGAAG GATTGGAAAAAGCGATGCAAGCCTACGATGACAATGTCAATGCCAAAGGGAACAAATCTAGAGGCAATGGCAGTGGTGGAGGACTTCATCTACTTGACCTGCAATAAAAGCCCAAGTGTCATTCAG ATATGGTTGAGAGAGAAGCAGCAGAAAGTTGGAAGGCTGCCTGCAGGGAGTAAGATAACGAGCATCTTCACCGCAAACGACATCATTTTCTGTGGAACTGAAACCGGATTAATCAAG GCATGGATCCCCTTGTGA